From Bradyrhizobium sp. NDS-1, the proteins below share one genomic window:
- a CDS encoding WecB/TagA/CpsF family glycosyltransferase: MAETVDLARGAMRSRRRLQHVALNVAKFINMRSDPILAADVANSDVVGLDGMGIVWGARALGLPATSRVAGVDLLSELLAVCAQDGFKPYFLGATPVVLNQAMQVAREKHPSLVFAGWRDGYFKREQEGDVVRDIRSSAADCLFIGMPTPRKERFLAAHRDDLGVPFIMGVGGSFDILAGTVRRAPVQIQKLGLEWLYRIYQEPGRMWWRYATTNTLFAGVLAQALIRQALRHPLAPPGPLPPGTSRIGG, translated from the coding sequence ATGGCCGAGACCGTCGATCTCGCGCGCGGCGCTATGCGCAGCCGCCGGCGGCTGCAACATGTGGCGCTGAACGTCGCCAAGTTCATCAATATGAGATCCGATCCCATACTGGCGGCCGATGTCGCCAACAGCGACGTTGTCGGCCTCGACGGCATGGGGATCGTCTGGGGCGCTCGAGCGCTGGGCCTTCCGGCGACGTCACGGGTTGCTGGTGTGGATCTCCTTTCCGAGTTGCTCGCGGTATGTGCGCAGGACGGCTTCAAGCCCTACTTCCTTGGCGCTACTCCCGTCGTATTGAACCAGGCGATGCAGGTTGCGCGCGAGAAACATCCTTCACTTGTCTTCGCAGGCTGGCGCGATGGCTACTTCAAGCGCGAGCAGGAGGGTGACGTCGTACGCGACATCCGATCCAGCGCGGCCGATTGTCTCTTCATCGGCATGCCGACGCCTCGAAAAGAGCGCTTTCTCGCCGCCCACCGCGATGATCTCGGCGTGCCTTTCATCATGGGCGTGGGTGGTTCATTCGACATTCTGGCAGGCACGGTTCGGCGCGCGCCGGTCCAGATTCAGAAGCTCGGCCTCGAATGGCTCTACCGCATCTATCAGGAGCCTGGGCGGATGTGGTGGCGTTACGCCACGACCAATACGCTGTTTGCGGGCGTCCTGGCGCAAGCTCTCATCAGGCAGGCGCTTCGGCATCCGCTTGCTCCGCCTGGCCCTCTTCCGCCTGGTACGAGCCGGATCGGAGGTTGA
- a CDS encoding glycosyltransferase: MISVIIPHLNHTDALEACLRSLDAQTLTRDAFEIVVVDNGSATPPLDVVARHPGVRLQHELHPGPGPARNAGVAAAKGEILAFIDADCRAHPDWLSSVMAWSYSSPAGTVLGGDVRIWRPQNTELDAIAAYESVFAYRFKLYIERHGYSGTGNMALFRRDFDRVGPFAGIDVAEDMEWGQRALRAGLRFRYIPEMIVFHPARGSLQELYTKWDRHIAHYRNMAEGKPVWQLRWIAQALLVFASLAPNAVTVLTSDRLHGTGVRLKAIAVLCAVRTHRAVTMLSHLRGRRAVAWNR, translated from the coding sequence ATGATTTCGGTCATCATTCCCCATCTTAATCACACCGACGCGCTGGAAGCCTGTTTACGCAGCCTGGACGCACAGACCCTGACTCGGGACGCGTTCGAGATCGTCGTGGTGGACAACGGTTCGGCAACGCCCCCACTCGACGTCGTTGCGCGTCATCCTGGTGTACGACTGCAGCACGAACTGCATCCGGGCCCTGGCCCGGCGCGAAATGCAGGCGTCGCCGCCGCCAAAGGCGAGATCCTCGCCTTCATCGACGCCGATTGTAGAGCTCATCCGGATTGGCTGAGCAGCGTGATGGCATGGTCCTACTCATCGCCAGCCGGCACGGTTCTCGGGGGCGACGTTCGCATTTGGCGGCCGCAGAATACGGAGCTTGACGCCATCGCGGCCTACGAGAGCGTCTTCGCGTATCGCTTCAAGCTCTATATCGAGCGGCACGGTTATTCCGGTACTGGCAATATGGCGCTGTTCCGCCGCGACTTCGATCGCGTCGGTCCCTTTGCCGGCATTGACGTAGCCGAAGATATGGAATGGGGGCAGCGCGCGCTACGCGCAGGACTTCGATTTCGATACATCCCAGAAATGATCGTGTTCCATCCGGCTCGCGGCTCTCTCCAGGAGCTCTACACCAAGTGGGACCGACACATCGCACACTATCGCAACATGGCGGAAGGTAAACCTGTCTGGCAATTGCGCTGGATCGCGCAAGCGTTGCTCGTCTTCGCATCACTCGCGCCAAACGCAGTGACTGTGCTGACCAGCGACCGCCTACATGGCACCGGCGTCCGCCTCAAAGCAATTGCCGTGTTGTGTGCTGTCCGGACGCACCGCGCCGTGACCATGCTCTCGCACTTGCGAGGTCGACGGGCGGTCGCCTGGAACCGTTAG
- a CDS encoding HlyD family type I secretion periplasmic adaptor subunit: MIAEFQSDAAEVEQQAPPRLARLTLYGVLALIVFAVTWASVSQVEMIVTAQGKLTTTRPNLVVQPLETSVIREIHVKAGDRVNRGYVLATLDPTFSQADFDQLRGRVAGLDASIDRLGAELDGTEYAVKELTNADQILQGKVFLQRRAAYQAQIQNYDTQIASAQANLKTAKDEEGVLLQRLDTMRAIEAMRSTLMDKEVGSRLNFLLSRDARLEIESNLARVRGSIADSAHRLEKARADQKVFAEEFRRTTYQELAETVPKRNSAAEELKKAELRRQLIVLQAPADAVVLEIANRTVGSVVREAETLFVLVPRDVPLQAEVKVEGRDIGQVALGQAVRIKFEAFPFQKYGTATGEVRVVSQDTFSPDPKAEGAGHAPAPYYRVLVDLLDTHLRLPPERIQLIPGMAVTAELKVGKRTVISYFLYPLLRGLDESIREY, translated from the coding sequence TTGATCGCAGAGTTCCAGTCCGATGCAGCCGAGGTGGAGCAGCAAGCGCCGCCGCGGCTGGCGCGTCTCACTCTCTACGGCGTACTTGCACTGATCGTCTTTGCAGTGACCTGGGCATCGGTTTCGCAAGTGGAGATGATCGTCACGGCGCAAGGCAAACTAACCACGACACGTCCGAACTTGGTCGTGCAGCCCCTGGAAACATCGGTCATCCGCGAAATCCACGTGAAGGCCGGTGATCGTGTCAACCGCGGCTACGTTCTGGCGACCCTCGATCCAACCTTCTCGCAGGCGGATTTCGACCAGTTGCGCGGCAGAGTGGCCGGATTGGATGCCTCGATCGATCGCCTGGGCGCCGAACTGGATGGGACCGAGTATGCGGTCAAGGAGCTCACGAATGCAGACCAGATCCTGCAGGGCAAGGTGTTTCTGCAGAGGAGAGCCGCTTATCAGGCGCAGATCCAGAACTACGACACACAGATCGCTTCCGCCCAAGCCAATCTCAAGACAGCGAAGGATGAAGAGGGGGTCCTTCTTCAGCGGCTCGACACCATGCGCGCGATAGAAGCCATGCGCAGCACGCTGATGGACAAGGAGGTCGGCTCGAGGTTGAACTTCCTGCTGTCTCGTGATGCGCGGCTCGAGATTGAGAGCAATTTGGCACGCGTTCGCGGCAGTATCGCCGACAGTGCGCATCGGCTGGAGAAAGCCCGTGCTGACCAGAAGGTCTTTGCCGAGGAATTCCGCCGCACGACCTACCAGGAACTGGCGGAGACGGTGCCGAAGCGGAATAGCGCAGCAGAGGAATTGAAGAAGGCCGAGCTTCGACGACAGTTGATCGTCCTGCAAGCGCCCGCAGACGCCGTGGTGTTGGAGATCGCAAATCGCACAGTGGGCTCGGTCGTTCGCGAAGCGGAAACGCTGTTCGTCCTAGTCCCGCGCGACGTGCCGCTGCAGGCGGAGGTCAAAGTCGAGGGGCGTGATATCGGCCAGGTGGCGCTTGGACAAGCGGTCCGCATCAAGTTCGAAGCATTTCCTTTCCAGAAGTATGGAACTGCGACGGGAGAAGTCCGCGTCGTCAGTCAGGACACGTTCTCGCCGGATCCGAAGGCCGAAGGTGCGGGCCACGCGCCAGCTCCCTATTACCGCGTACTGGTCGATTTGTTGGACACGCACCTTCGGCTGCCGCCCGAGCGCATTCAACTGATTCCAGGCATGGCGGTTACGGCCGAACTGAAAGTCGGCAAGCGCACCGTGATTTCCTACTTCCTCTATCCGTTGCTACGCGGATTGGATGAAAGCATTCGAGAATACTAA
- a CDS encoding peptidase domain-containing ABC transporter, producing the protein MSLQISAELDEAGGATDQVAEASGLATQTALECLSKISGHHGIDLPVERLKHTYAVAGPLPLTLLLRMAKDAGLRARSTRLDWGALIRLGEAYPALARLANGNWIVVLGAGQGTEGIEVVSVFDPLANRKDEVLVVDRDRFCAQWAGETVLIKREQLAQDARRNFGLRWFLPELLRQWRLFRDVAIAAIMLYALGLVVPIFFQLVIDKVLVHESFTTLYVLAAGAAAALVFDAMFGFLRRYLLLYATNKVDIRVATKTFGHLLGLPVTFFEHMAAGVLVKHMQQAARIREFLTGRLFLTTLDALSLFVFLPVLALYSVKLTLIVLAFTAASGAVVGLLMGPFRRRLYDLYQAEGARQALLVETVHGMRTVKSLGMEPLQGRIWDSRCAQSVTMRFGVEKISAGAQALTGFLEKIMTLGIISVGAIDVFAGEMTIGALVAFNMLAGRVSGPLVQLVTMVHEYQEVALAVKMLGEVMNQKPERDGRKDGLRPDLVGKIEFESVSFRYGAEGAPALDDVSFTIEPSSIFGVVGRSGSGKTTLTRLISGMYPVQQGLLRIDGYDSRELDLTHLRRHLGIVLQDNFLFRGTVRDNIACVKRDATFAEVVAAAQLAGADEFIERLPRGFDTMLEEDAANLSGGQKQRLAIARALIVNPRILILDEATSALDSESEMIIRRNLRRLAAGRTVIIVSHRLSMLTEASQILVMDRGRIIDVDRHDHLLSKCTIYRHLWNQQMKQVA; encoded by the coding sequence ATGTCTCTTCAAATTTCCGCTGAACTCGACGAGGCTGGCGGCGCGACGGACCAGGTCGCGGAGGCGTCCGGCTTGGCAACGCAGACGGCATTGGAATGCCTGTCGAAGATTTCCGGTCACCATGGCATCGATCTTCCGGTCGAACGCCTGAAGCACACCTACGCGGTGGCCGGCCCGCTTCCGTTGACTCTCCTACTGCGCATGGCGAAGGATGCAGGCCTGCGCGCGAGAAGCACGAGACTGGATTGGGGCGCGCTGATTCGTCTTGGAGAAGCCTATCCCGCGCTGGCTCGGCTCGCCAATGGCAACTGGATCGTCGTCCTTGGTGCAGGCCAGGGAACCGAGGGCATCGAGGTCGTCAGCGTCTTCGACCCGCTTGCCAATCGCAAGGACGAGGTGCTGGTCGTCGACCGGGACCGATTCTGTGCTCAGTGGGCCGGTGAAACGGTCCTGATCAAGCGCGAACAGTTGGCACAGGATGCACGGAGGAATTTCGGCCTCCGCTGGTTTTTGCCGGAGCTGCTTCGCCAGTGGCGACTGTTCAGGGATGTCGCGATCGCCGCGATCATGCTCTATGCGTTGGGCCTCGTCGTCCCGATCTTCTTCCAGCTCGTGATCGACAAGGTTCTGGTTCACGAGAGCTTCACCACGCTCTACGTGCTCGCGGCAGGGGCGGCCGCAGCGCTCGTCTTCGATGCGATGTTCGGCTTTCTGCGGCGTTACCTGCTGCTCTATGCGACCAACAAGGTCGATATTCGCGTTGCGACAAAGACGTTCGGTCATCTCCTCGGGCTTCCGGTCACGTTTTTCGAGCATATGGCCGCGGGAGTCTTGGTCAAGCACATGCAGCAGGCAGCCCGTATTCGCGAATTTCTGACCGGGCGACTGTTCTTGACAACTCTCGATGCGCTTTCGCTGTTCGTCTTCCTGCCGGTACTTGCTCTCTACAGCGTCAAATTGACTCTTATCGTTCTGGCCTTCACTGCCGCGAGCGGTGCTGTTGTCGGGCTGCTCATGGGTCCTTTCCGGCGGCGTCTTTACGACCTTTACCAAGCGGAAGGCGCGCGGCAGGCTCTTCTCGTCGAAACGGTTCACGGCATGCGCACGGTGAAGTCGCTGGGCATGGAACCCCTGCAGGGGCGCATCTGGGATAGCCGCTGCGCGCAATCGGTGACCATGCGGTTCGGTGTCGAGAAGATTTCCGCAGGCGCCCAGGCGCTCACCGGATTCCTCGAGAAGATCATGACACTCGGAATCATCTCCGTCGGAGCAATCGACGTCTTCGCGGGAGAAATGACAATCGGCGCGCTGGTCGCCTTCAACATGTTGGCCGGGAGAGTTTCCGGACCGCTGGTCCAACTCGTGACCATGGTCCACGAATACCAGGAGGTTGCTCTTGCGGTGAAAATGCTCGGTGAGGTGATGAACCAGAAGCCTGAGCGTGATGGCAGGAAAGATGGGCTGCGGCCTGACCTCGTCGGCAAGATCGAGTTCGAGAGTGTTTCGTTTCGTTACGGAGCTGAAGGCGCGCCGGCGCTCGACGATGTCTCCTTCACCATCGAGCCAAGTTCGATCTTCGGGGTCGTGGGCCGGAGCGGCTCCGGCAAGACGACGCTCACAAGGCTGATCTCGGGGATGTATCCGGTGCAGCAGGGGCTGCTGCGTATCGACGGATATGATTCAAGGGAGCTCGACCTCACACACCTGCGCCGACACCTCGGAATCGTCCTTCAGGACAATTTCCTGTTCCGCGGGACGGTTCGCGACAACATTGCCTGCGTGAAACGTGACGCGACCTTTGCCGAGGTTGTCGCTGCGGCGCAGCTCGCAGGCGCCGACGAGTTCATCGAGCGGTTGCCGCGTGGCTTCGACACCATGCTCGAGGAAGACGCTGCCAACCTCTCCGGTGGACAGAAGCAGCGGCTCGCGATTGCGAGGGCTCTGATCGTCAATCCACGGATCCTGATTCTCGACGAAGCGACGAGCGCTCTCGATTCCGAAAGCGAGATGATCATCAGGCGCAATCTCCGTCGGTTGGCAGCAGGACGTACCGTCATCATCGTCTCGCACCGGCTGTCGATGCTGACCGAAGCAAGCCAGATCCTCGTCATGGACCGCGGCCGGATCATTGACGTGGATCGCCACGATCACCTCCTGTCGAAATGCACAATCTACAGGCATTTGTGGAACCAACAGATGAAGCAAGTTGCATGA